The stretch of DNA GGTGCAGTTTTGACGCCCTCACGAACGAACGAGGTGTGGAGTTTTCGGTCGGCGTCACCGTGCCGGTGACGAGCCTGTGCCCGTGCAGCAAGGAAATCAGCGACTACGGAGCGCACAACCAGCGAGGCCTGATCGAACTTGCGGTTAGAACCGGGCGCGACTCCGGAGAGATCGTCTGGATTGAGGAGTTGATCGAGGTCGCCGAGCGGTCCGCGTCTTGCCCCGTCTATCCCTTGCTGAAGCGCGCAGACGAACGTCACGTAACGATGAAGGCCTACGACAACCCCGTCTTCGTCGAGGACATGGTGCGCAACGCCGCACTCGAACTTCGTGATGACCCGCGAGTGACGTGGTTTCGAGTGCGCGCGGAGAACGCCGAGAGCATCCACAACCACTCCGCGTTCGCCGAGACGTCATGGACGGAAGGGGCGTGGTAGCCGAACTCGACATCGTCGTCTCGTGCACGTATCGCAAGCGTGCGCGGAGCGCCGGACGCGGGGTGCCGGAGGCCGAGTGGGCTCGTATGCGCGACGTCGACGGTGCATCGGCGGATGAGCGCGTACGAGCTTGGAAGAATCTGTTGCTCGCACGCGCACATCTCCGCGCGCCAGCGAGCGCCATGTACGCCGGCGACCACTGGACCACGGCACTCGAGCTCCCAAAGCTGGCGGAGCACCAAGGTTGGCAGGCGCGGCTTCACGTTTGTTCCGCGGGCTACGGCTTGATCACACCCGACGAGCCGATCGCACCGTACTCGGCAACTTTCAGTCCGAGCCCCGACTTCGTCGGAGGCGCATGCGCCTCGGGCGAAAAAGCTCTCGCTGCGCAGCTTTGGTGGGAGCAAATCACTGGCGGGAGTGGCATTGCATCTCGATGCACCGGACAGCGGATCATCGTGATCGCGTCGGCCAAATACCTGTCTGCAATCGAAGCCGACGTGCTGGCAGCGGCCAGCGGGAACCCGGAACGATTGCTCGTCATCTCTTCCGGAGCCAAGAACAGCGGCCCTCTCGGTCGGTTTCTCCTGCCTGCCGACGCTCGCCTGCAGGCACAGGTTGGGGGTGTTCGCCAGGCTCTCAACGCGCGTCTGGCGCGCGACGTCATCGCGCACCTTGACCCGAACGAGGTGGCGTCCTTCGAAAGGATTCGCGTCGCATTCAAGCGCAAGCTCACGAGGGCGGCCGCGGTTCCCCACTACGACCGCATCTCGATGGATGACGACGACGTCCGTCAGTACATCGCGAAGCGGTTGGCGAGCGATGGCCAGTTGAGCCGATCGAGGCTGCTTCGACAGCTCCGCGACAGCGGGCACGCTTGCGAGCAGAAGCGGTTCGGCAACCTATTCAACGAGGTAAGGAAGCGCGTCCATGCCCAGACCCGCTAGCAAGCTACGCCGCCGTGCCTTACGGCTCAGGCAACCTGGCGGCCACCCCCTCTATATGTTCAGCCTGCGTGGCGACGAACTACTTCGTATCGCGGATATCTCGCGTGTGTCGAGATCGGAAGCAGGAAAGCTTCTCGGGTACCAACGGCCTGAGGTACGACGGCACGTCAAGGACATCGTCGAGTATCTCAACAGCGACGATGTTCTCTTCCCGAACAGCCTCATCCTCGCGCTCGACTCCAAGGTCAAGTTCACGAAAAGCCGTGGTCCCAACGTAGGTGACGATCTCGTAGAAGCCGGGACTCTTGAGATTCCGCTTCCCAACGAGGATGAGGAGAAGCCGGCCTGGATCGTGGATGGACAGCAGCGCGCGCTTGCCATCTCGAAGTCGGAGCGAAAGGACTTGGCTGTACCAGTCAATGCATTCGTTGCCGATGCGATCGACCTTCAGCGCGATCAGTTTCTCCGCGTCAACAACACGCGCCCACTTCCGAGGGGACTCATCACCGAACTCCTCCCGGAAGTGACGACCCCGCTGCCCGCTCGCCTCGCGGCGCGGAAGATTCCCTCGGCGCTTTGCGATCTCCTCGCAGCGGACGAGGAGTCTCCGTTCTACGGGATGATCCGTCGCGCCTCGACGTCCTCCGACAAGAAGAAGGGAGCCGTCGTCACCGATACATCTGTCATCAACATGCTCGAGGAGAGCCTGGGCTCTGCCTCCGGCTGTCTCTTTCCGTATCGAAATATCGCGACCGGCGAGACGGACTTTGACGGAATTCGCAATCTACTGTTCACCTACTGGAGCGCCGTAGCCAACGTCTTCCATGACGCGTGGGGGAAGTCGCCGGGCGAAAGCCGATTGATGCACGGTACAGGCATCCGATCGATGGGACGCCTCATGGATAAGGTGATGGCGGGTATCGATCCGGCGGATCCGCGTGCGATGAAGAAGGTCGAGAAGGAGCTCGCGGTCATCGCCCCCGTGTGCCGCTGGACAAGCGGCACTTGGGAAGATCTCAACGATACGCCGTGGGACGCGATCGAGAACACTCCGCGGCACGTGCGCGTTCTCAGCAACTTTCTCATCCGTACCTATGTGCAGAGCCGCGGGACGAGGTCGTGAAATTCTTTCTCCCGGATAGCTCCGACCTGGTCGACCCTACGTTTGACTTTGAATCGGAGAGTCGATCGCTGCATCGAGTGCGGCATCGAGACGACCTCTACGCACACGAGGTCTTCGATTCCCCACCGCTCGACGGCGTGCTCGTGTCCAAGGGAATCGTCGACGGAATTGCGAGTTCGAGTCGGTACACGATGGCGCAGCGCCAGCGATTGCTCCGAGTCGGCGTGCGCGAGTTCTTTCGCCTCGACGAGGGGAAGCGCGGTATCCGAATCGAAGCCATGGGAGACTGCGGCGCGTTTTCGTACGTCAACGAACGAAAACCGCCGTACACCGTCGAGGAAGTCCTCGATTTCTATTCCTTGTGTGGATTCGATTCTGGGCTTTCGGTGGATCACGTGATCCTGCCGTATCAGGCGGATCTCGATTGCGGACTTCCCGGTGTCAATGCGCCACCTCGTGACTGGACCGAGCGACAGCAACTCACGATCGAGCTCGCCTCGTCGTTCCTCAAGGAGCACCGAGCTCGTAGGGATCGCTTCGTCGCGATCGGCGTCGCTCAGGGCTGGAGCCCGAAGTCTTACGCCGAGGCCGTGGTCGCGCTCCAGAAGCAAGGCTACCGACGTATCGCGATCGGAGGCATCGTGCCTCTCAAAACGCATGAACTCATGGAGGTGATGGAGGCGGTCGCCGGTGTACGACGCGACGCAACTCAATTTCACCTTCTGGGCGTTTCGCGATGTGAGAGGCTCGTGGAGCTATCGCGGTTCGGTGCGACAAGCTTCGACAGCACCTCTCCTCTTCGGCAAGCCTTCAAAGACAACACGGACAACTACCACACACATCATGTAAGGCGCCGAACGTACACCGCGATTCGCGTTCCGCAGGTTGAGGGTAACCCCAAGGTCCAGCGAGCGATCGCGGCGGGCCGCCTCGAGTTCGAACAAGCGCGGAAACTCGAGCAACGAGCGCTCCAGACGCTCATCGAGTTTGATCGTCGCGCTGCAACCGTCGAGGATTGCCTCAACGACTTGCGGGAGTACTCGAACCTAGTCGGACTCGATAAGGAGTTCCGGGAGTCGTCCTATCGGCGGACTCTCGAGGATCGTCCGTGGAAGAACTGCAAGTGCCGAGTGTGCAAGGACCTCGGCATTCATGTCGCGATCTTCAGGGGCGCGGAGAGAAATCGGCGTCGCGGATTTCACAACATCTATGCGCTGTATGAACGACTTAAGCGCGAACGCGCCAAGTCGTGCTGAACGCCGAGGGGCAATGTTGCTATGCCGACCAAGAGCCAAACGACGACAGAACTCTCCATCCCGGCGATTCGCGTCGAACAGGGCAAGAACCGCTTCCTCTACACGTTTGCGGTCGATGGCAAGATCGTTCCGAAGTTCGCGACCGTGTCGAGAATCAAGCGCACGGCGAGCGGCGAAGTTGCCGGCTACCAGCGACCGGAGATTCTCTCGCACATCGCCGAGATTCGAGCCTATCTAGAATCTGAGGAACCGATGGTTCCCAACGCGGTCGTAGTCGCTTTCGATGCGCGCGTAACGTTCAGACCCGACGAGCGCGCCAGTGGGTTCGCGATTCCTGGAACACTCTCGATTCCCATCGATAGCGAGCTCGCCGACTTCGAGAAGCCGGGCTGGGTCGTCGACGGCCAACAGCGACTCGCGGCGATCCGAGATGCGCGAATCGATCGATTTCCGATCTGTGCAGTGTCTTTCATCGCAGATGACCTTCGCGACCAGGCGGAGCAGTTCATTCTCGTGAACTCGACGAAGCCCCTTCCGAAGGGACTCATCTACGAATTGCTGCCATCGACCGCAGCACAACTCCCATCGCTTCTTCAGCGTCGTCGACTTCCCGCTCTACTTCTCGAGCGGCTCAACACCGACGCCGATTCGCCGCTACACGGGATGATCCGCACCCCAACCATTCCGACTGGCATCATCAAGGACAACTCCATCCTACGCATGATCGAGAACAGCCTCACGGACGGTGCCCTCTATCGCTTCCGAGCGAGTCCGGCCGACGAGGACGATCTCGAGTCCATGTTGCGCGTGTTGAACAGCTTTTGGGCCGCCGTCGCGTCTGTCTTCAAGACCGCCTGGGGGATTTCGCCGCGACGCTCGCGGCTCATGCATGGCGCCGGAATCGTAAGCATGGGCTTCGTCATGGATGCGATCGCAGACCGCCACTGCGAGACCGGTATTCCTGACGCCACGGCTTTTGAAGCAGACATCCAGCCTCTCGCCGATGTCTGCCGCTGGACCGATGGCTACTGGGACTTTGGTCCCGGCGCACAGCGCAAGTGGAACGAGTTACAGAACACGCACAAGGACATCCAGCTCCTCGCGAACTACCTGCTCGTTCAGTACAGGGCGAGGGTCTGGGATCGCGAATAGCCGGACGCGCTACACCGAGTGTCTGAACTCGATCGGTTGGCACACTCGATCTACGTGCGACGCGAGACGGATCGCATTCTCCGCGCGGTGAAGGCCGCGGAAGAGCTCGGCATTCTCGGGATTGCGGCTCAGCGAAGAGAACTCGGGCTGCACAGATGGCCTTCCGCAAGACTTCAAGAAGTCCCGCCGCCGCCGAGGGCGCTCACGCAGTGCTCCGTCTATTCAGTCCTGCAGACATCGTTCTCGCCGCACCGACTGGCCGGGATCGGCGATCCGAGTACTAGACGCGCATTCGCGCCAAAGAGGGC from Myxococcota bacterium encodes:
- the dbpB gene encoding DGQHR domain-containing protein DpdB; the protein is MPTKSQTTTELSIPAIRVEQGKNRFLYTFAVDGKIVPKFATVSRIKRTASGEVAGYQRPEILSHIAEIRAYLESEEPMVPNAVVVAFDARVTFRPDERASGFAIPGTLSIPIDSELADFEKPGWVVDGQQRLAAIRDARIDRFPICAVSFIADDLRDQAEQFILVNSTKPLPKGLIYELLPSTAAQLPSLLQRRRLPALLLERLNTDADSPLHGMIRTPTIPTGIIKDNSILRMIENSLTDGALYRFRASPADEDDLESMLRVLNSFWAAVASVFKTAWGISPRRSRLMHGAGIVSMGFVMDAIADRHCETGIPDATAFEADIQPLADVCRWTDGYWDFGPGAQRKWNELQNTHKDIQLLANYLLVQYRARVWDRE
- the dpdA gene encoding tRNA-guanine transglycosylase DpdA translates to MKFFLPDSSDLVDPTFDFESESRSLHRVRHRDDLYAHEVFDSPPLDGVLVSKGIVDGIASSSRYTMAQRQRLLRVGVREFFRLDEGKRGIRIEAMGDCGAFSYVNERKPPYTVEEVLDFYSLCGFDSGLSVDHVILPYQADLDCGLPGVNAPPRDWTERQQLTIELASSFLKEHRARRDRFVAIGVAQGWSPKSYAEAVVALQKQGYRRIAIGGIVPLKTHELMEVMEAVAGVRRDATQFHLLGVSRCERLVELSRFGATSFDSTSPLRQAFKDNTDNYHTHHVRRRTYTAIRVPQVEGNPKVQRAIAAGRLEFEQARKLEQRALQTLIEFDRRAATVEDCLNDLREYSNLVGLDKEFRESSYRRTLEDRPWKNCKCRVCKDLGIHVAIFRGAERNRRRGFHNIYALYERLKRERAKSC
- the dbpB gene encoding DGQHR domain-containing protein DpdB; amino-acid sequence: MPRPASKLRRRALRLRQPGGHPLYMFSLRGDELLRIADISRVSRSEAGKLLGYQRPEVRRHVKDIVEYLNSDDVLFPNSLILALDSKVKFTKSRGPNVGDDLVEAGTLEIPLPNEDEEKPAWIVDGQQRALAISKSERKDLAVPVNAFVADAIDLQRDQFLRVNNTRPLPRGLITELLPEVTTPLPARLAARKIPSALCDLLAADEESPFYGMIRRASTSSDKKKGAVVTDTSVINMLEESLGSASGCLFPYRNIATGETDFDGIRNLLFTYWSAVANVFHDAWGKSPGESRLMHGTGIRSMGRLMDKVMAGIDPADPRAMKKVEKELAVIAPVCRWTSGTWEDLNDTPWDAIENTPRHVRVLSNFLIRTYVQSRGTRS
- the folE2 gene encoding GTP cyclohydrolase FolE2, which encodes MEDVQQWADGRGVPLSRVGVSGLRYPIVVLDRANAKQQTTGEFSLSVALPECVKGTHMSRFVEVLNDNRGEVTIHTIPHILDQIQTRLGSHEAQLRIEFDYFLERAAPVSGSLGLMDYRCSFDALTNERGVEFSVGVTVPVTSLCPCSKEISDYGAHNQRGLIELAVRTGRDSGEIVWIEELIEVAERSASCPVYPLLKRADERHVTMKAYDNPVFVEDMVRNAALELRDDPRVTWFRVRAENAESIHNHSAFAETSWTEGAW